The following proteins come from a genomic window of Rhodohalobacter sp. 614A:
- a CDS encoding DUF6932 family protein, translating to MSPIPDFDHNHVLPPHLGNPVDRSDLSPYSCSILELCHKFAINYKRIEILKGFISFRERMNQLGIIYGFQWIDGSFLENVEVSENRSPNDIDVVTFFGKLDMSQQASIRQSFPEFVNPALSKQSFNVDHYPIDYSFKPDVTVEATRYWLQLFSHNRNKVWKGILRISLNTPIDDKHAMDYLNQLQI from the coding sequence ATGAGTCCAATTCCTGACTTTGATCATAATCATGTTTTGCCACCACATTTAGGCAATCCAGTAGATCGTAGTGACTTATCCCCCTATTCATGCAGCATATTGGAACTTTGTCATAAGTTTGCTATCAATTATAAAAGGATTGAGATCCTCAAAGGATTTATAAGTTTTCGTGAAAGAATGAATCAATTAGGAATCATTTATGGTTTCCAATGGATAGACGGAAGTTTTCTTGAAAACGTTGAAGTATCAGAGAATCGATCACCAAATGACATTGATGTGGTAACATTTTTTGGAAAACTAGATATGTCACAACAAGCAAGTATTCGTCAATCATTTCCAGAATTTGTTAATCCTGCATTGTCTAAACAATCATTTAATGTTGATCATTATCCAATTGATTATAGTTTTAAACCAGATGTAACAGTAGAAGCAACGCGATATTGGCTTCAACTATTCTCGCATAACAGAAATAAGGTATGGAAAGGTATTTTAAGAATTTCACTTAATACACCTATAGATGATAAGCATGCGATGGATTATTTAAATCAGTTGCAGATATGA
- a CDS encoding SDR family oxidoreductase: protein MILITGANGHLGSAAIDQLLKKNPDADIAGLVRSEEKGKELKAKGVELRFGDYLDPASLEKAFDGIDVLAFISSGTLKDRQAQHKNVVDAAKKKGIRHIFYTGISKADERLSPLAFDHDATEKMIKDAGIPFTICRNTIYLEFFPMFWGNAIETGMWTFPGGGYKQNLALRSEMAEALGNALADHEKHQNKIYDFAASQAYTFDEYADAMSEAAGKKITYTDVSVDAFVEQLKKAGLPDEQIGMTQIVSTLFANGGAHLESNDMANLLGRHPKNILKFVKEAVTSKNENK from the coding sequence ATGATTTTAATTACAGGAGCAAACGGACACCTGGGCTCAGCAGCAATCGATCAACTTCTTAAGAAAAATCCGGATGCGGATATTGCCGGATTGGTGAGAAGCGAAGAAAAAGGAAAAGAATTGAAAGCCAAAGGAGTGGAATTGAGGTTCGGGGATTATTTAGATCCGGCCTCTCTTGAAAAAGCATTTGACGGAATAGACGTTCTGGCATTTATTTCATCAGGTACGCTGAAGGACCGGCAGGCGCAACATAAGAATGTGGTTGATGCGGCGAAGAAAAAAGGAATCAGACACATATTTTATACCGGAATCAGCAAGGCAGACGAGCGGTTGAGTCCGCTTGCGTTTGATCACGATGCCACGGAAAAAATGATTAAAGACGCCGGCATTCCATTTACCATTTGCCGAAATACCATTTACCTCGAGTTTTTCCCTATGTTTTGGGGCAATGCGATTGAAACCGGAATGTGGACGTTTCCCGGCGGCGGTTACAAACAAAACCTTGCTCTCCGCTCCGAAATGGCTGAAGCCCTTGGAAATGCTCTGGCCGATCATGAAAAGCATCAAAACAAAATTTACGATTTTGCCGCCAGCCAGGCGTACACGTTTGATGAATATGCCGATGCCATGAGCGAGGCCGCCGGAAAGAAAATCACTTATACGGATGTATCGGTTGATGCATTCGTGGAACAACTGAAAAAAGCCGGACTGCCGGATGAACAGATTGGAATGACCCAGATTGTTTCCACACTTTTTGCCAATGGCGGCGCCCATCTTGAAAGCAACGACATGGCAAATCTTTTGGGACGCCATCCCAAAAACATCCTGAAATTCGTGAAGGAAGCTGTAACATCAAAAAATGAAAATAAGTAA
- a CDS encoding DinB family protein, with translation MSNSALTDEIIDHAVYRLNENTPRIKKCLDQLTEEEIWKRPNESSNSVGNLILHLCGNITQYTISSLGGKKDSRKRDMEFDTRGGYSKAELFEKLSSTVDEAVEVIKNLNEDALMKIRSVQGFEYSGVGNIIHVVEHYSYHTGQIAFWTKLLKDQDLGFYDGVDLNAKNK, from the coding sequence ATGTCCAATTCAGCGCTAACCGATGAAATTATTGATCATGCTGTTTACCGTTTGAATGAAAATACTCCACGAATCAAAAAGTGTCTGGATCAATTGACGGAAGAAGAAATCTGGAAAAGGCCGAATGAATCCTCCAATAGTGTGGGGAACCTGATTCTTCATCTCTGTGGGAATATTACCCAGTATACAATCTCATCTCTCGGCGGCAAAAAAGACAGTCGCAAACGGGATATGGAGTTTGATACGAGAGGCGGTTATTCCAAAGCCGAATTGTTTGAGAAGTTGAGTTCAACGGTAGATGAAGCTGTTGAAGTCATCAAAAACCTGAATGAAGATGCCTTGATGAAAATTCGAAGCGTACAGGGATTCGAATATTCTGGCGTTGGAAATATTATTCACGTGGTGGAGCATTACTCGTATCACACCGGACAAATTGCATTCTGGACCAAACTGTTGAAGGACCAGGATTTGGGATTTTATGACGGCGTGGATTTGAATGCAAAGAATAAGTGA